A genomic region of Bacteroidota bacterium contains the following coding sequences:
- a CDS encoding type II toxin-antitoxin system PemK/MazF family toxin, whose product MEFRQREIWLANLNPQKGSEPGKVRPVVILQTDDLNAGHPSTIVCPITSNVLPASELLRVHLHPGESGLEVDSDVLIDQIRAIDGTRLLRKLGSIDESTLDRIKANMQILLDMA is encoded by the coding sequence GTGGAATTCCGACAGCGCGAAATCTGGCTGGCGAATCTCAATCCACAAAAAGGCAGCGAGCCGGGAAAAGTCAGGCCGGTCGTTATTCTGCAAACTGACGATCTCAATGCAGGACACCCGTCCACGATTGTCTGTCCGATCACCTCGAATGTACTTCCTGCTTCAGAGCTTCTTCGCGTCCATCTTCATCCTGGGGAGAGCGGGCTTGAAGTCGATTCCGATGTATTGATCGATCAGATCCGAGCCATTGATGGGACGCGACTCCTGCGTAAGCTCGGTTCGATCGATGAGAGTACACTCGACCGCATCAAGGCAAACATGCAGATACTGCTTGACATGGCATAG